DNA from Ignatzschineria indica:
TTGCAAAAGCAGGTCGTCCTCTCTTAATCATTGCAGAAGATGTTGAAGGTGAAGCTTTAGCAACACTCGTAATCAACAACATGCGTGGTATTGTGAAGGTTGCCGCTGTTAAAGCTCCAGGTTTTGGTGATCGCCGTAAAGCGATGCTTGAAGATATTGCTGTATTAACAGGTGGTACTGTAATCTCTGAAGAGATCGGTATGAGCTTAGAAAAAGCAACAGTAGCTGATCTTGGTATCGCAAAACGTGTTGTAGTTGATAAAGACACGACAACAATTGTTGATGGTAATGGAGATAAGGCTACGATCGATGCGCGCGTTGCTCAAATTCAGCAACAAATTGTTGAAGCGACATCAGATTATGATAAAGAGAAGCTTCAAGAGCGTGTAGCTAAGCTTGCAGGTGGTGTTGCTGTTATCCAAGTAGGTGCTGCAACTGAAGTTGAGATGAAAGAGAAGAAAGTACGTGTAGAAGATGCGCTTCATGCAACACGTGCAGCCGTAGAAGAGGGTATCGTCCCTGGTGGTGGTGTTGCTCTTGTTCGTGCATTAACGCGTATTGCTGAGCTTAAAGGTGATAACGATGAGCAGGATGCGGGTATTCGCGTAGCACTTAGAGCGATGGAAGAACCTCTCCGTCAAATCGTTACAAATGCTGGTGAGCCAGCGGATGTTGTTCTTAATGCGGTTAAAGAGGGTAAGACAGATTCCTTCGGTTATAACGCAGCAACAGGCGAATATGGCGATATGGTTGAGATGGGTATTCTGGATCCAACAAAAGTTACTCGCTCAGCAATTCAAAATGCAGCATCAGTTGCTTCCTTAATCATCACAACTGAGTGCATGATTGCAGATCTACCAAAGAAAGATGGCGGTATGCCTGATATGGGTGGTATGGGCGGCATGGGTGGAATGCCTGGCATGATGTAATATCACTCTAATCATCCCTTTCTTATTCGGGATAGATTAAAAAATAAGAGTTGTTTAAGAAGAAGGGTCACACAATGTGTGGCCCTTTTTATTGCCTTTATATTTATTGATGTGGAATATTATGAGATAAATAGAATCTTTATAAGAAGATTGTTTTTGTTATGAGGTTGTGATTTTTGGTTTAGATATCAGAAATTGTTATCTCTATGGAGGAAATTAAATGGATAGAGATAGTGTTGAAAGATACAAAATATAAATAATGATAAAATTTACATCTTTTTAATACATTGAATATAGAGCTTATTATTTTATTTTTAAATAAAGGGCGATGAGAAAAAGAGTTCCAATGCCATATTTAATAACATTTTATATATTTATAAAAATATCTATATCTTTATGGAGGCAATCATATTTTTCTTTTATAAAGGGCTTTTCAGAATAATATTGCATTAATAGTAAATTATTGACATAAATTGATCTTTTATTTATCATTTACGAAGATATTTCATCAATTAGAGGTAATTGTGACTTTGGTCAACTTCTTGTAGCGCAATATGTGTATTGGTATATGTTAAAAAAAGTTAAACGTTAGGCTGCTTTGATACTGATCGTTAGATTCACTTAATCTTGATGAAATAATTGATTAATAATTGAGAGAAATTATAGAAATATATGACAGCTATGTTTAAATTATCGCTCTTAGTCGTTGGGGTCTCTTTAGGGATTACAGCTTGTGCAACACAGCAATATTCGACTCCTAAAGATTTGCGTTTCCAAGATAATAGCAATGGGAGAAATCAGGTTCTCCATGTAGAGCGAGATGAAAAGCTTTGCAATGACGATACATTGGAGAATCAAAAGTGCCCAATCAATCTCTATATAGATAATTTTTTAGCGGGGAGTTTTTACGCTAATAACCGTGCGACTTACTACTTAAAGCCGGAGCTATATAGTTTTAAAGTAAAAAACTGTACTACAGAAGAGTGTAAAACTTGTGATATCGATTTGCGTGTCGATCAGTTAACGGACAGAAAGTTCACGTTAACAGTAGATATGCTCGGAAAGCCTTTTATTGTTAATTCCGGAAAACCCCTCTTGTGCCAATAGTACTTCCAGTTCTCTTTCTTTAAATTTTATTCAACTTTTCTTCCGATATCTGATCCCATTTTTTAATTTTGATAGCCATTAAATGATGCCGCAAATAGATTATTTGTCCTCGGTGGCTATTGTGGATCTTAAAAGAAAATAATATAGCCTTAGGTAAATAAATAGATGATCAATTTTATTGTAGTTGAAAAAGACTCACTAGATAAATCAGTAGTTAGCTCAGCTCATTTAACTCTTTCTGAGCCCTCTATTGTACATACAAAAATGAGTCGTGATGACGTTGCTGAGTTTGTCCGTGATGGGAATAATCTCCTTCTTAAACTTAAAAATGGCAAAGTCATTGTTATTGAGAACTTCTTTGTTAAGCAAGATGATGTGGCTTCAGATCTTGTTTTTGAAGAGGATGATTGTTTTCTTTTCTGGTTTGATGGAACGTCTGGATTTAGTGAAATTTCAGGACTTGAAGCGCTCCTTCCTGCTGCGGGAAGTAGTGAGTTAGGTGCGCTATTCCCTTGGTTAGTTGGTGTTGGTCTTGGCGGTGGTGTTATTGCTGCATCTAATGGTGGTAATAGTGGGGGTTCTCTGAGTTCTACTCCAAATGGTGAAATTGCTGTCACTGTAAATGAGGAAGGTAAAATTACCGGTAGCACCAAGAATTTAGAGCCTGGTAGCGAAGTGACTTTAACTATCGAAGGCACCGGTAAAGATGGCGAGCCATTAACACAAGAGATTACGACGACTGTTAGTAAAGATGGTAGCTACAATGCAGAAGTGCCGGCAGATTTTGTCGATGGTGATCTTGAAGTGACGGCAAAGACCTTTGACCGCAATGGCAATTTAGTGACTGATCAAGATGACTTAACGAAAACCGATCAAGATGAGAATCCTGAAACGCCAGTACAGGGTGGATTAGATCGTACCCCGGGTGATATCGAAGTTAAAGTTGATGATAAAGGTAAAATTACGGGAACAACAACAGATGTTGAGCCTGGTAGCCAAGTGACTTTAACCATTCAAGGCACCGGCAAAGATGGCGAGCCATTAACGCAAGAGATTACGACGACTGTTAGTAAAGATGGTAGCTACAATGCAGAAGTGCCGGCAGATTTTGTCGATGGTGATCTTGAAGTGACAGCAAAGACCTTTGATCGCAATGGTAATTTTATTGATGATGAGG
Protein-coding regions in this window:
- the groL gene encoding chaperonin GroEL (60 kDa chaperone family; promotes refolding of misfolded polypeptides especially under stressful conditions; forms two stacked rings of heptamers to form a barrel-shaped 14mer; ends can be capped by GroES; misfolded proteins enter the barrel where they are refolded when GroES binds); translation: MAKEVRFGEDARKKMVAGINTLANAVKVTLGPKGRNVVLDKSFGAPVVTKDGVSVAREIELEDKFENMGAQMVREVSSRTADTAGDGTTTATVLAQAIVREGMKAVAAGMNPMDIKRGIDKAVAAAVEELRNISKPCEDDKSIAQVGTISANSDAEIGEIIAKAMQKVGKEGVITVEEGSGLENSLETVEGMQFDRGYLSPYFINNQESMAAELEDPFVLLCDKKIGNIREMITILEEVAKAGRPLLIIAEDVEGEALATLVINNMRGIVKVAAVKAPGFGDRRKAMLEDIAVLTGGTVISEEIGMSLEKATVADLGIAKRVVVDKDTTTIVDGNGDKATIDARVAQIQQQIVEATSDYDKEKLQERVAKLAGGVAVIQVGAATEVEMKEKKVRVEDALHATRAAVEEGIVPGGGVALVRALTRIAELKGDNDEQDAGIRVALRAMEEPLRQIVTNAGEPADVVLNAVKEGKTDSFGYNAATGEYGDMVEMGILDPTKVTRSAIQNAASVASLIITTECMIADLPKKDGGMPDMGGMGGMGGMPGMM